CCCCGCAACGAGCGGATGCTCTTGCTTCAGGCGACCGAAGGTGCCGTTCGAGCTACCGACGTCGGTGAGGTAGACGTCACCGTCGTCGCCGCGAGCGATGCGGCAGTGGAGACCAGAGACGTAGCCGTCTTCGCTGAACAGGATGTCGCCTCGCTCACGACCACAGTGCACACCGCTCTCCGGGATCGGGAAGGCGTTGCCCGTCGTGTCTCGGCCAATGACCAGCGCGAGGCGGCCGATGTAGCCCTTCGCCGGGCTACCTAGACGCTTCACGCCGTCGGGCGAGTTGCCCTGTCCGATGAGCTCTTCGAAGCGGATGATCTCTTGTCCGATACGGAACACGTCGCCGAAGGCCAGACGCCACGGCATGTTCGGCTTCAGCTTCAGGTAGACACCGTTGAGCGAGCTCTCGTCTTTGATGAAGAGCTGGTTGCCTCGGCGGGTGAAGGTGGAGTGCCGCGGGGAAAGGTAGCTGTCGCCAGCGAAGATGGAGCCGGTGTCGCGTCCCACCGTGACGGCTTGGCCATCGGGAAGCGGGAAGGTGCCGGCTTCGCTGCCGTCAGCACGCAGCGCAGTGAGCAACACCGAAGCAACGCTGCCGCCAGTTGCTGCTGGCGTGGGTGCTGCTGGAGGCTGGCTCTGCAGGGCACCGAGGTTGTACCCGCACGAAGCGCAGAACTTGTTCCCTGGCTTGTTCTGATGCCCGCACTGCGGACACGCGACGGCGCCTGCCGCAGGTGCCGCACCAGCGTCTGGGCGCGGTGGCCCTGCTGGAGCCGGCGCAGCAGCGGGAGCTGGAGCAGCGGGAGCTGGCTCGGCTGCCGGCGCGGGCGCAGCGGCTGGAGCCGGTGCTGCGGGTGCCGGGGCCACTGCGGGCGCCGGGGCCACTGCGGGCGCGGGTGCTGCCGCAGGTGCAGCGGCTGCCGCCGGAACGCCGTGTGGAGGCGTCTGAGGAGAGAACGGTTTCGGGGCTTCATCGCGCGGCAACTCCGCACCGCAACCCAGGCAGAACTTGTAATGGTCCTGGTTGTCCTTGCCGCACTTGGGACACGTGATCACAGCAGATTGCCTCCGGAAGCTGTCATTGTTGGCCCGACTCAGGGCCAAACCCCTGCGAACGATAACCCGGTTCTGAATCTTGCTGCCACCCCAATTGCTGACGAATGACGAGCCCTCCTTACTGAAATCACCCAGCTTTCCCTCTGGCGCCGTTGCCGCGGTGGCCTCCAGTCAAGAACCGGTCAGGAGCGCCCCGGCGTGGCGGTTCAGCCGTTGCACGCGCATTGCGCTCCAAGCAGTGTTCCGCCTGGGCAAGGGAGAAAGCAGCGCCGCCCGCGTCATCGAGAGCCCACTTCGATAAGTCTGCAGCGCTGGATCTTTTGGGCCGCGTTCAGCGGGCTAAGAAGGCGAGAGCGGACTTGAGGGCGCTCGCGAGAGGCGTGTCGGCGAGGCTATCTCCAAGTGAGTCCACCGCGCGTTCGGCCTCCGCCGGACGGTAACCCATGTTGGTCAACGCACCATACAGCCGTTCTCGGTTGCTGCTGCTCGGTGACTGGGCTGCGCTAGGCAACTCCACCTCCGCGACTCGCGGGAGCTTCTCCTTCAACTCCAGTACCAACCGCTCTGCGGTCTTCTTTCCGATGCCGCTGATCTTGTTGAGCCGCGCGACGTCACCTTGGGATACGGCGCGCACCAGGTCCGGTGGCGGAAGCTCGCTCAGCACGGAGAGCGCCGTCTTCGGGCCTACGTTGGGGACACCGATCAACAGCCGAAACACCTCACGCTCCAAAGCGCTTGCGAAGCCGTAGAGGTCGAGCGCCTCTTCACGAACGTGAGTGTGGATGTGGAGTACCACGGCCTCGCCTGCGGCGCGCACACGGCCCGCAGTACCAAGAGGCAGCAGTACTTCGTAGCCCACGCCGCCCACGTCGACGATCACGTGGCCATCCAGCTCTTCGGCCACCAGCTTCCCGCACAGCCTGCCAATCATGCCGCCCGTATAGCAGGCCGCGACGGGATAGGCGCCTCACAAGGCCGCGCAAAGCTCGAAGCGGCTGCTTCGAACGCGGGGTCACTGTCGAAGGCGCAGTCAGTTGAAGGCGCAGTCAGTTGAAGGCGCAGTCAGTTGAAGGCGCAGTCAGTTGAAGGCGCAGTCAGTCAGCCAGGGCGCCTTGGGCGATCCAGCGTCGAATCGTGTCGCGCTGTTCCGCCGGAAGCTGGTCGTGTCCCCGAGGCATGCGCTGACCGCAGTTGTTGCCAGGACAGCTCACGTCGATGCACGCGTGACTACCATCTAGCTTGTCCATCAAGAAGCTGCGCGCAGGCTCCCCCGGCGCGACCCGCGCTTTGTCCGGGGTGGTGCGAGCCGGGGCGACCAAATAGGTGTCCACGATTTGCGCTCGCGTCGTGGCGTCTGCGGGGAAGCTGGGATCGTCAGGGGCCGGACTCAGGAACAAGCCGCTCGCGGGAGTCGACGGGTTACCGTGGCAGCCCGCTTCTGTGCAATTCTGCGCGAATATCGGTTGAATATCCGCAGAGAAACTGACGGTCGGCGTTTGGCCGTCGAAGCTCGTGTAGTCAAACTCGGGGCACACCGCGTCTGGAGGAAACGGATCAGGATCGCTGTCGCAACTCAGCATCATGAGCGCCGCTGCCAGCGAGCACGTGATCCATCCCCTCCGCGGCTTCACTCAGTTGTCCTTGGCGCCCATGTTGATCCAGTTACGGATGGTCTCGCGTTCGTTGTCACATAGCAACGAGCCGAGTGTGTCGGGCATGCTCTCGCCGCAGTCGGGGTCACCGTCGTCATTCACGCACTGGAACCCTTGGTCGTTTTGCGTGCCGTCCACCTTGTACATCAGGAAGCTCGCGTTGGCGTCGCTCGCCGTCACCAGATTCACTGCTGGTGCGGTCTCCGACGCGCGCCCGATGAATCCCGCGAGCATGTCGCTGATTTCTTGGTTGGTCATTTCCGGGATGCCCTTGGCTTCATTCGGCAATGGAGCGCCAAGGTAGAGGTTCTGCTGAGAGCGCTTCGTATCACCGTGACAGGTGTCGCTGAACGTGCAGGAACCCTGGAAGATCGGCAGAATGTCCGCGCGGAACGAGGGGTCTGCGCTCACGCTCTTGATGCGGCAGGTTCCCGACTCCTCTGCAGGATCGTCGCTGCTGCAGCCTACGAAGACGGACAAGCTGAGTAGAAGGCCGGTGGCCAAAGCGATTCGTTTCATTGTCTCCTCGAAACCCCCCGGTTTGCACTCGCACCCACACGGCTGACACCGCGCGAGGAAACTTAGCAGAATTTGTACCCAGCCAGGCCATGAGCGCGGCAGAGTGATGCGGATGCCGTGGCGTATCGCTTTCAGCGGTTTGCTGCGCCCCTGAGCTGTGGCAGAACCCCGGCGGATGCATCGAACCTCTGGAGCCATCACCCGACGAGGCGCGCACGCTACGGTGTCAGCGCCACGCTGCAGTGCCACTCGAGCCAGTCTCGCCATTTCCGCTGCGAGCCTTGCTCTCCTGCTCGGGGGATGCGCGGCTTCATCGAGCGAGACGCCTTGGCCCGTCGAACCCGACTTCGAGCGACTGAGGGCCGAAGCGAAGGGGCATCCCCGTATGGCGCATGCGGGGACCGAGTGGACTCCCCGCGAGCCCGAGGGAGATGAGGTCGTCGAACCCCGTGAAGAGCCCGAGCCAGTGAGCACCTGGGGCAGCCGGCGCAAGGTCGTGCCCGAGCCGCTACCCCTCAAAGCAGGCAGGACGGATCTTGAAGATCCAGATGCAGACCTGGACGACGAAGAGCAGCCCGCCAAGGCGCCGAAACCCAAGGCGCCGGAGGCCACGCCGCCCTCCAAGTCCAAGGCGGAGCCGGCAACGGAGCCGAAGTCGTCGCCTGGCGGTTTGGGCGACACCGACGACATCGACAACGATCCGTTCTTCGACGACGACCCGGGAGAGTGATCGCCCAAGGGTTCGCCTGGATCAGTCGTTCGATCGGGCCTGGAGTTTGGGGGGGAGAGGACGGCGTTTAGAACGCCCCGGACCAACCAAGCCCAGTGAAGCCCTTGCCAACCAGGGGAGTGACGCGACTAGCCGTCGCCGGCTCCTCGGGGGCCAACAGGTACCACACCACGCCGCCGATCAGCGCTGCCGCGCCGACACCGGTGATGATGCCGCCCAGGTTGGCCTTGCTGCGCGCTGCGTTCGCGTCGTCGACAATGGAGTTGGGGCACGTGCGCGAGCTGCCACCACACTGCTGCTCATAGTCGCTGAGGTCGCTTTTCGCGGGGAAATAGATAACGGCCCCGACGATGCCCACGGCGAGGCCGCCGCCCGCGATGATCAGCGGTAGGATCGGCTTACTCCCTCCTGGCGGTGGCGGCTCGACCTTGGCGCCGGGGTCTTGGGTGCCGTCGCCATCCTTCGGATCGGTTCCCTGAGGATCCGTCGTTCCCGGTGGCACGGGAGTCGCGGCCTGAGCCTCGTCTTTGGCGATCTTGTCCTTGAAGCGCTGGATGCGCGTCTGGTTCTGCGCCATTTCTGGGTTGCCAGGAACTCGCTCGTTGTAGGTCTCCAGCGCACGCACCGCTAGCTTGAGCTGACCGTTGAGTTCGTAGGCGCGCGCCAGGTTCACCAGCAGCTTGTCCGCCGTGCAATCCCTGCGATAGGCGTCTTCCCAGTAGGTGATTGCCCGCGGGTAGTCCGCTTCGTTGAAGGCCGCCTGTCCGGCTTGAAATGCACCCTTCGCCGCCGCGATGTCCCCTTCGGTAGGTCCGCGATCACAGGTGGGGTAGGGCGGGGGATCCTCCTCCGCAAGGGCCGGGGCTGCGACGAGGAGGCCTGCGACGAGTGCTGCACCAGACGCGAGGTGGCTGAGCCTACGTGCGGGTGACTGAGTCAGCTTAAGCATGCCGTGACATCTCCAAAGGCCGCCGGGGACCCCGAGCGGCGCCCGCACCGAGGTGCGGAGTTGGCTTTGCGAGGTGCGAAGCCGAGGAACAACTGTCGCGCCTAGGGGGGCGCGACCCAAGTAACAATCGTTCTGGTGAGGGATCTTCCCTACCGATCCCCCGGCGATAGCATAGAAGGTCCGGCCCCCTCAGCTCAAATTCGCGCTCAGAAAGTCCCTGAGCCGGCGGATTCCGAGGCTCCGCTGCGGCTTGGCCTCGGCGCGCGGCCTCGGGGTATCTCGTCGCCCCTGGGTGCCGAGGGCTTCGGCGCGTCCGGCGACCCAGTTGCGGCCAATCGGCCGTAGCCGCGCCGGTTCGGCGATGTTTCCACGCTTGGCGGGACAGCTTTCGCTGCGCTTCGGGTTGTGCGCGGAGTCCAATCGAGGGCATCTTCGGGGGCAAGCAGGGAGACTGGACTCAGTGAGACGCTGGTGGATTGTTGCAGGGCTACTCGCTCTGGCTTTGGTGTGGTTGATCCCGAACGACTCCGCGAACGCGGCAGGGATGACGACGACACAGAAGCTCGAGTCGATTCGGCGCTACATGGAACAGGGGCAGGGCAAGTACGTGGCTGGTGACTACGCCGCGGCTGCCAAGCAGTTCGAGGCTGGCTACACGAAGCATCCGTACTCCGCGTTCTTGTTCAACGCGGGTGTTTGCTACCAGAAGCTCGACGACAAGCCGAAGGCACTGGAGAAGTTCAAGCAGTACCTGAGCGTGGACCCCAGCGCACCTGACGCTGACAAGGTGAGGGAGCGAATCGCGGCACTCGAGGCCGCGATGGGGCAAGCGCCCCCGCCCGTAAGCGATGCCGGCGTCGAGGACGCCGGCGACGCTGATGCTGGTGACGCTGGAGTACCCGCCGAGGCGGGGGCGCCCACGCCGCCTACAGCGGTCCCGGTGGACGACCAAGACGCGATGCGCTCCTTGGTGGTCGTTGAGACGGAGCCGAGCGGCGCGCCGGTCAAGCTCTATGCCCGCACCCAAGACACCGCGCCGGAGTTCAAGGTCGGCGAGGCCAATCCCGGCTGGCAAGAGGTGTTCAACGGTCGGGCTCCAGCCGAAGTCGCGCTCGCTGTTGGCCGCTATCACATCGTGATCGAGAAGTTCCGAGACTTCAACATCAGCCAGACCGCGATCGACGTGTCTCCCGGACACGTACATCACTTCAAAGCCAACCTGAGCCAGGGCGCGTTCATGGCGTTCCTGCGTCTCAGCGCGAATGTGCGCGGTGCCTACATCTACCTGGACGACAAGAAGAAGGCTAAGCCCGAGTGGGGCACTACTCCGTACGGCGAACTCGTTTCCGCAGGGGACCACGAAGTGTTGGTGGAGGCGCCCGGCTTCCAGCCGTTGTTCACGAAGGTGCGGGTCAACCATGGCGAGCAGAAGGAGCTCGAGGTAACCCTGAAGCGGGTCGACTACGGCTACGTGCGCATCGACGCGAACGCCCCCGATATCCGCGTTGCCATCGACGAGAAGCCTGTGGGCGTATGGCGTAGCGGTGAAGAGCCGCTGGAGGTTCAGGCTGCGTCGGGCAAGCACAAGCTCACCGTCGAGTCCGACGGGCGCAAGACGTTCGAGGGCCTGATCAACGTCCCCAAGGGGCAGATCTTGCCGGTCCATGCGAATTTGATCCCGAAGTATCCGCGCGGCGCTGCGTGGACCCAGGCGGTGATTGGCGCCGTCGTGATCGGGGCCGCGATCTACGTCGGCAATGAGTCCAACAAGCTCTACGATGACCTCGAGGCGGACCGCAAAGCCGGCGTGCTGGAGGAAGGTGACGAACGCATCACCCGTGGGCGTATCTTCGCAATCAGCGCCGACGCCGGCTTCGTCGTTGGCGGAGTGCTAGGCGTGCTCTCCGTCTACAACTTCATCAAGGATCCGCTACCGGAGTCCGACATCAAGCAGGACAAAGCGGTGGAGTTCAGAGATCCAAAGAAGGCCCGCCCGACCGCGCGTGCGCTTTTCCCGAGCCGCGTCGTTTGGCGTGACCGCAAGCGCGATCGAGACACAGCGGCTGCGCGATTCCACATCACACCGTCCATCTCCGACAACTCCGGTTTCCTCATGATCGGAGGTAGCTTCTGATGTCAGTTTCGAACTACTCGAGGTCCAGCGCTGGCCGTCCGCGGCGACTCTTATCAGGGCTCGTCGCGCTCAGCGTGCTGGGTGGTATGGGGGTCGGTGCCTGCTCATGGAGTCGCTACGACGACCTTCAGGACAACGCGCCCGTTCTCTTGCTCAAGAAGCCCGAGAAGCTGAAGAACGGCTTCGGTATCAGCCTCGCGTTCGCGTCGAGCGATGCCGGCTCACGCGTGCTGGTCGTGGGTGCGCCTTACCTCTCTCGCGGCGCGGCCTTCACGGTCGTCGGGAATCAAGACGCCAAGGTCGACGCGAGCGACACAGGGTTCTGCGATGCCGGTGCCGATAGCAACCTCTGTTACATGGCGAACCAGGTGGCGGGCATCGGGCTTGCCCGTGCCCCCGAAGGTGCGTCGGGCACGATCCTCGACCTGTGTTTCGTGATGGGTGTCGGCCAAGCGGCGAACGACGCTGGCCTGTTGGTGCGCTGTCTTGACCAGACGGAGTATGCGCTGGGCGTACCGACGGGGGTGTTCAACGCGCTCGTCAATCCCGTGCTGCAAACCGGTGAAGGCCAGCCGCTCTTCTTGGCGGCGGACAAGGACTCTCAGGCGTCCGTCATCGCCGGGGCCCCTGGGCAAACTCCGCCTCTCGCTTGGTTCTACGCACCGGACTCGATGGCGCCGATCGAGCTGCTGCCGTCGGCGAACGATCCCAGCTATGGCAGCGCCGTGGCCTCCCTTCGGGTGCCTGATGGGCGCGTGCTTGCCGTCGGGGCGCCGGAGGAAAATCACGTTTATCTGTTCCACTGGAAGACGGGCGAAACTGAAGCGCGTCTGGTCGGCTGCCTGGGTGGTCCAGAGAACTTCGGTCGCGCCCTGGCCTCCGGTCGTGTCAACGCTGGCGATGAGACCGACGAGCTGGTGGTCGCTGATGCCGTCAACGTGCATGTGTTCGACGGCAGCAAACTGGCGGGGTTGCCCGCGGTCGCCACGCCTAGCTGTTCTCTTGCCAGTCTCCCCGAGGCGACGTTGCTCGCTTCCTTCGGCTGTGGTTCCGACGCGAGCGTCACCGGCTGTGAGCAGTCTGATTTCGGAGCCGCGCTCGAGGTGGCAGACCTGGATGCCGATGGCGATGGTGAGGTGATCGTCGGTGCGCCTCGCATGACGGTGCGCGAGCAGAACTCCGCCGGAGCGGTGCTCGTGTACGACGCTGAGGGGGAGCGGCCGTTCTTGCTCAGCGACGTGCTCTTCCTGTCTTCGGCTGAAGAGGGCGATCGCTTGGGCTCGAGCTTGGCCGTTGGGCGCACTGGGGGTCAGGAGTTCGTGATCGCTGGCGCTCCCGGGAACGAGAAGACCGCAATGATGTTCTGCTCGAAGTTCTCGACGGGCCTCGGCCCCCGCTGCGACTAAGGTATTGGAGTGCCCGCGCCCAAGGCGACGTGCAGGCTTGAGTGGCCCGCGTCGTGAGCGGAGCGGGCTTCGACGGAAGTCATATGCTCGAAGAACGCAAGCAGATCCTGGTGGTCGACGATGAGCCGAACTTGCGTCGCGTCTTGAGCGCGCAGCTCGCGCGAGATGGCTACGAGGTGTTGGCCGCAGAAGACGGTGAGCAAGGACTCGCGATGCTGGCCGATCACCACATCGACCTGGTGATCACCGATCTGAAGATGCCGAAGGTGGATGGGATGGAGCTCCTGCGGCGAGCGCTGGAACTCGAGCCCGAGCTTCCCATCGTCATGATCACCGCTCATGGCACCGTGGACAATGCGGTTGAGGCGCTGAAGACCGGCGCTTTCGACTACATCACCAAGCCATTTGATCAGAGCGAAGTGCGCGCCATCGTCGCCAAGGCGTTGCGCACACGGGATCTATCTCAGGCCCACGCGACGCGCGCGCCGCTGACACCACCCAATGGGGACGTGCCTGCTGCAGTGGGTGGCACGCGTTACGGCATCATTGGACAGAGCGCGGCGATTCGCGAGCTGTGCGACGTCCTGGACAAGGTTGCCGACGCCCCGACGACGGTGCTCATCACCGGTGAGAGCGGCACTGGCAAGGAACTGGTAGCGCGCGCGCTGTTCGATGCTTCTTCGCGTCGGGACAAGCCGTTCATCAAGGTGAACTGCGCGGCGATTCCCAGGGACTTGGTGGAGAGCGAGCTGTTCGGCTACGAGCGCGGCGCGTTCACTGGCGCCGTCGCCTCAAAGCCGGGGCGCTTCGAGCTCGCGAGCGGTGGCACGCTGTTTCTCGATGAGATCGGGACAATCCCTGTGGAAATGCAGGTGAAGTTGTTGCGCGCGCTGCAAGAGGGCGAATTCGAGCGCGTGGGCGGCGTCAAGACGCTGCGTGTCGATGTGCGGTTGATCGCAGCCACCAACGCGGACCTGAAGCGCCAGATTGCGGACGGCACCTTTCGAGACGATTTGTTCTATCGCCTCAACGTCGTCCCAATCAACTTGCCTCCGTTGAGGGAGCGTCGAGACGACATCCTGCTCCTGTGCCAGCACTTCATCGAGAAATCGAATCTACGACTCAAGAAGCAGGTGCGCGGTGTGGACGCTTCCGCGGAGCAGCTCCTGCTCGACTACCCTTGGCCGGGCAACATTCGAGAGCTCGAGAACGTCA
The sequence above is drawn from the Polyangiaceae bacterium genome and encodes:
- a CDS encoding FHA domain-containing protein yields the protein MITCPKCGKDNQDHYKFCLGCGAELPRDEAPKPFSPQTPPHGVPAAAAAPAAAPAPAVAPAPAVAPAPAAPAPAAAPAPAAEPAPAAPAPAAAPAPAGPPRPDAGAAPAAGAVACPQCGHQNKPGNKFCASCGYNLGALQSQPPAAPTPAATGGSVASVLLTALRADGSEAGTFPLPDGQAVTVGRDTGSIFAGDSYLSPRHSTFTRRGNQLFIKDESSLNGVYLKLKPNMPWRLAFGDVFRIGQEIIRFEELIGQGNSPDGVKRLGSPAKGYIGRLALVIGRDTTGNAFPIPESGVHCGRERGDILFSEDGYVSGLHCRIARGDDGDVYLTDVGSSNGTFGRLKQEHPLVAGDILLMGQQLFRVDF
- the ruvA gene encoding Holliday junction branch migration protein RuvA, whose translation is MIGRLCGKLVAEELDGHVIVDVGGVGYEVLLPLGTAGRVRAAGEAVVLHIHTHVREEALDLYGFASALEREVFRLLIGVPNVGPKTALSVLSELPPPDLVRAVSQGDVARLNKISGIGKKTAERLVLELKEKLPRVAEVELPSAAQSPSSSNRERLYGALTNMGYRPAEAERAVDSLGDSLADTPLASALKSALAFLAR
- a CDS encoding PEGA domain-containing protein, whose product is MRRWWIVAGLLALALVWLIPNDSANAAGMTTTQKLESIRRYMEQGQGKYVAGDYAAAAKQFEAGYTKHPYSAFLFNAGVCYQKLDDKPKALEKFKQYLSVDPSAPDADKVRERIAALEAAMGQAPPPVSDAGVEDAGDADAGDAGVPAEAGAPTPPTAVPVDDQDAMRSLVVVETEPSGAPVKLYARTQDTAPEFKVGEANPGWQEVFNGRAPAEVALAVGRYHIVIEKFRDFNISQTAIDVSPGHVHHFKANLSQGAFMAFLRLSANVRGAYIYLDDKKKAKPEWGTTPYGELVSAGDHEVLVEAPGFQPLFTKVRVNHGEQKELEVTLKRVDYGYVRIDANAPDIRVAIDEKPVGVWRSGEEPLEVQAASGKHKLTVESDGRKTFEGLINVPKGQILPVHANLIPKYPRGAAWTQAVIGAVVIGAAIYVGNESNKLYDDLEADRKAGVLEEGDERITRGRIFAISADAGFVVGGVLGVLSVYNFIKDPLPESDIKQDKAVEFRDPKKARPTARALFPSRVVWRDRKRDRDTAAARFHITPSISDNSGFLMIGGSF
- a CDS encoding FG-GAP repeat protein yields the protein MSVSNYSRSSAGRPRRLLSGLVALSVLGGMGVGACSWSRYDDLQDNAPVLLLKKPEKLKNGFGISLAFASSDAGSRVLVVGAPYLSRGAAFTVVGNQDAKVDASDTGFCDAGADSNLCYMANQVAGIGLARAPEGASGTILDLCFVMGVGQAANDAGLLVRCLDQTEYALGVPTGVFNALVNPVLQTGEGQPLFLAADKDSQASVIAGAPGQTPPLAWFYAPDSMAPIELLPSANDPSYGSAVASLRVPDGRVLAVGAPEENHVYLFHWKTGETEARLVGCLGGPENFGRALASGRVNAGDETDELVVADAVNVHVFDGSKLAGLPAVATPSCSLASLPEATLLASFGCGSDASVTGCEQSDFGAALEVADLDADGDGEVIVGAPRMTVREQNSAGAVLVYDAEGERPFLLSDVLFLSSAEEGDRLGSSLAVGRTGGQEFVIAGAPGNEKTAMMFCSKFSTGLGPRCD
- a CDS encoding sigma-54-dependent Fis family transcriptional regulator codes for the protein MLEERKQILVVDDEPNLRRVLSAQLARDGYEVLAAEDGEQGLAMLADHHIDLVITDLKMPKVDGMELLRRALELEPELPIVMITAHGTVDNAVEALKTGAFDYITKPFDQSEVRAIVAKALRTRDLSQAHATRAPLTPPNGDVPAAVGGTRYGIIGQSAAIRELCDVLDKVADAPTTVLITGESGTGKELVARALFDASSRRDKPFIKVNCAAIPRDLVESELFGYERGAFTGAVASKPGRFELASGGTLFLDEIGTIPVEMQVKLLRALQEGEFERVGGVKTLRVDVRLIAATNADLKRQIADGTFRDDLFYRLNVVPINLPPLRERRDDILLLCQHFIEKSNLRLKKQVRGVDASAEQLLLDYPWPGNIRELENVIERAVLFCDGERITLGDLPVEMQHAGPREESPSSVDLEPGSSDGLKEQVKAATAQIERALISKALEQTGGNVTHTARLLKISRKGLQLKMKELGLRERDERDG